In Gimesia panareensis, the genomic window AAATCTCGGGTACCGAGGGAACTGTCATCATCGAGCAGGACGACGTGCTGCACTGGGAGTTCGCTAAAGAGCAGGCCCGCGATCAGAAGATCCGCGATGAGCTGGGTAAGTCGACCGGCAACACCGGCGGTGCCAGTGATCCGTCGGCGATCTCTTATGCCGGCCACATGGAGCAATTGAAAGACTTCATCAAGTCAATCAAGACCGGCAAGAAACCTCTGGTGGATGGCAACGATGGCCGTAAGAGTGTGGAAATCATTCTGGCGATCTATCAGTCTTCCTGGACCGGCAAGCAGGTTTCGCTGCCTCTGAAGCGGGATCCCAAAATTCCGAAGAAGAAATAATCTGGAACGGATGCCAATTGAAGCAGGACGGGTTAAGGAGAGCCCGTCCTGCTTTTTTTACGGACCCTGGCAGAACAATTATTGGAGAAAAATGAGATTTAATAGACAAAAGTGAAGTGGCAGTCTCTCTTCAAGGGGTGAGTATCTGGAAAGAGAAAACTTTAGGAGACGAACGATGCGCGGCTGTTGGAACTGGCTTATGTTGTTAATCCTGCTGTCGGTTTGTTCGATGGCAGTTGCGGAAGAAAAGCAGCCGGAAACGAAACAGCAGGCGAAACCGTTTTTGAGCATCAAAGTGGTTGATGAAGCAGGCAAGCCCGTAGCGGGGGCGCAGTCCGGGATGATTGCTGTGGTCACAGGCTCTGATCAAAAAACGGGAGTCGACTGGAGCTTCGGGCACTATGCAGTTCGCTCGGATGAGAAAGGAATCATTCGATATCTTCAGCGGGAGAAATACTATGGAACTATTTTCGTGCGTCACGCAGAGCTGCGACTTGTGGGCGTCAAACGGATTGATGTTGACGAGATCAAAGATTCTCCCGTGTTACTGACAATGCATCCCGAATGTCATGTCACGTGGTCTCTCAAGAGCAGCCAGTTAAATGACATTGGGAAGCAGGTCAACCAGATTCGCGGGCATGCGGCTGTGGATGATCTGAGCTGCCTGTTTTGTAATTCAAGCGGTTCGACATTTCATTTCTATCTGCCTCCCGGAAAATATACGCTGTCTGGTGCGGGGGAACATATCAGTCCGGTTGAGAAAACGATTGAAATCAAACCCGGGCAAACGGAACTAGATGCAGGGACGACGGATACCGCTGCCTTGAAATATATTCTGTTGACCGGGAAGTCCGCGCCGGAGATTGTTGACGTGCAGGAATGGAAGAACGGTCCCGTCAAGCTGTCGCAACTGCGGGGCAAAGTCGTCGTGCTGGAATTCTGGGGCTGGTGGTGTGGGCCTTGTGTGATCCGTGGCATCCCAGAACTGTTTCAACTGCGGGAAGAATATTCAGAAGATGATCTGGCGATCATTGGCATCCACGTGTCGTACGGTGAGAATGACGA contains:
- a CDS encoding TlpA family protein disulfide reductase, which codes for MLLILLSVCSMAVAEEKQPETKQQAKPFLSIKVVDEAGKPVAGAQSGMIAVVTGSDQKTGVDWSFGHYAVRSDEKGIIRYLQREKYYGTIFVRHAELRLVGVKRIDVDEIKDSPVLLTMHPECHVTWSLKSSQLNDIGKQVNQIRGHAAVDDLSCLFCNSSGSTFHFYLPPGKYTLSGAGEHISPVEKTIEIKPGQTELDAGTTDTAALKYILLTGKSAPEIVDVQEWKNGPVKLSQLRGKVVVLEFWGWWCGPCVIRGIPELFQLREEYSEDDLAIIGIHVSYGENDEVGSIKEMDEKLAQVREKVWKGKQIDFPVAFTRKRKLAFAPGGAKVAHSRMSVEYGIDLFPTLIVIDRQGNVVRKMYPWDKVERDKLKRLIEAK